From a region of the Sulfuriferula plumbiphila genome:
- a CDS encoding bifunctional diguanylate cyclase/phosphodiesterase, which translates to MDSGAGRRSGGFAEFPSANLIPNLSDVHSAIASGDGAALQHYYQGYWSALHLNSGLEQVLFFKPDGQLFARWKEDTMHVNEPALSALARHVIVEEQPQRLLACAATCLYYYIVPVLDNGRSVAAVAVAASLADAVLSFQHMTGADMALAILAPNNTGDSTSDFNQPQVPALRRRVLAVSGGQQSIAILQDIPLGNIIADHRINVSYQNRHYEILPVPVPIGASIGSPSMLVIFDRTRNLQHLHAVAWKSAGVGILGLCISELMLMVLLWVPMRRLKRTAEALPLLGRGEFETVRARLEKTSRIDTIRDELDTLDASALDLADRLEDLQEKNRSHSNELDNLVRQLARERDFVSGLLDTAQMLIITQDSQGRILMANAYMLALTGFDYRELRGAKLTDYFSLPQQAADTGRELAALLHSDGASLRQETALRCKSGESRDVVWIHSSLGAENPDDAAILSVGLDITELHRVEKQASYLTEYDALTGLYNRHRFQEALQGILSHTDAQSSGALIYLDLDEFKSLNDTTGHDAADQVLHAVASQLQGLLPAPALIGRLGGDDFGVFFSHLDAPHAMQLARHIQHSLSTITLAEIPLSHKVSACIGIALFPEHGTVAQELLANADLALFRAKESGRGNLHLYAPDEGLMERVLNRVYWVDKIEQALADDQFELYFQPILALSSNNVSHYEALVRMRNPTGDLYMPAEFISVAETTGLIRGIDRLVLHKAIGALAELQRKTPNIKLSVNLSGRSFSNPRWLELLQTELAGSQINPAGLIFEITETAAVEDMASARALMEKVIALGCAFSLDDFGVGFASFDYLKQLPVEYVKIDGSFIRNLATSTDDQMFVKALVQAAHGFGKKTVAEFVENAEIVQMLRDYGVDFAQGYHIGRPDPVFGWVA; encoded by the coding sequence ATGGACTCGGGTGCGGGGCGCAGAAGTGGGGGTTTTGCAGAGTTTCCCTCAGCCAATCTGATTCCCAATCTGAGCGACGTCCACAGCGCGATTGCCAGCGGCGATGGAGCGGCCCTGCAACACTACTATCAGGGCTATTGGAGCGCCCTCCACCTCAACAGCGGACTGGAACAGGTGCTGTTCTTCAAACCCGATGGGCAATTGTTCGCCCGCTGGAAAGAGGACACCATGCATGTGAACGAGCCCGCCCTGTCTGCCCTGGCCAGGCATGTCATTGTTGAGGAACAACCACAACGCCTGCTGGCATGTGCAGCGACCTGTCTTTACTATTACATCGTACCCGTGCTCGACAATGGGCGTTCCGTCGCCGCCGTCGCCGTCGCCGCGTCGCTGGCTGATGCAGTACTGTCATTCCAGCACATGACCGGTGCTGACATGGCTCTGGCCATTCTGGCACCCAACAACACTGGCGACTCGACCAGCGATTTCAACCAACCCCAGGTGCCTGCGCTCAGGCGCCGGGTGCTGGCCGTGTCCGGCGGCCAGCAGAGTATCGCCATACTGCAGGACATCCCGTTGGGCAATATCATTGCCGACCATCGCATCAACGTATCGTATCAAAATCGCCATTACGAAATTTTACCTGTGCCGGTGCCTATCGGTGCCAGCATCGGCAGTCCCTCCATGCTGGTGATTTTTGACCGCACCCGCAATCTGCAGCATTTGCACGCGGTGGCATGGAAAAGCGCGGGCGTCGGCATCCTCGGCCTGTGCATCTCCGAGCTGATGCTGATGGTACTGCTGTGGGTTCCAATGCGCCGCCTCAAGCGCACGGCAGAAGCCCTGCCGCTGCTTGGCCGGGGCGAGTTCGAGACAGTACGTGCCCGGCTGGAAAAAACCAGTCGCATAGATACAATCCGTGACGAACTCGACACGCTCGACGCCAGCGCGCTGGATCTGGCTGACCGGCTGGAAGACCTGCAGGAAAAAAACCGCTCGCACAGCAATGAGCTCGACAATCTGGTACGGCAACTCGCGCGCGAGCGCGATTTTGTTTCCGGACTACTGGATACAGCGCAAATGCTGATCATCACCCAGGACAGCCAGGGCCGTATCCTGATGGCGAATGCCTACATGCTGGCGTTGACCGGCTTCGACTACCGGGAACTGCGTGGCGCAAAACTGACAGATTATTTCAGCCTGCCACAGCAAGCTGCGGACACGGGCCGTGAACTGGCTGCGTTGCTGCATTCGGACGGCGCCAGTTTGCGCCAGGAAACAGCGCTGCGCTGCAAGAGTGGCGAATCGCGCGATGTGGTATGGATACACTCGTCGCTCGGCGCAGAAAATCCTGATGACGCGGCCATTTTATCGGTAGGCCTGGACATCACCGAACTGCACCGGGTTGAAAAACAGGCAAGCTACCTGACCGAATACGACGCACTGACGGGTCTGTACAACCGTCACCGCTTCCAGGAAGCACTCCAGGGAATCCTGTCGCACACCGATGCACAATCCAGTGGAGCGCTGATCTATCTTGATCTGGATGAGTTCAAGTCGCTCAACGACACGACCGGGCACGATGCAGCGGATCAGGTTTTACACGCGGTAGCGAGCCAGTTGCAGGGCTTGCTTCCCGCACCCGCATTGATTGGCAGGCTGGGCGGCGATGATTTTGGCGTATTCTTCAGCCACCTTGACGCGCCGCACGCAATGCAGTTGGCACGCCACATCCAGCACAGTTTATCCACGATTACCCTGGCAGAAATCCCTCTCAGCCACAAGGTTTCGGCGTGTATTGGTATCGCCCTGTTTCCCGAACACGGCACAGTTGCCCAGGAGCTGTTGGCCAATGCCGATCTGGCGCTGTTCCGCGCCAAGGAGAGCGGTCGTGGCAACTTGCATCTGTATGCTCCGGACGAAGGCCTGATGGAGCGTGTGCTCAATCGTGTGTACTGGGTGGACAAAATCGAGCAGGCGCTGGCAGACGACCAGTTCGAGCTGTATTTCCAGCCCATACTGGCACTATCCAGCAATAATGTGAGCCATTATGAAGCGCTGGTACGCATGCGCAACCCCACCGGCGACCTGTATATGCCGGCAGAGTTTATCAGCGTGGCCGAAACCACCGGTCTGATCCGTGGCATTGACCGCCTGGTACTGCACAAGGCGATAGGCGCGCTGGCTGAACTGCAGCGCAAGACACCCAATATCAAACTATCGGTCAACCTCTCCGGGCGCAGTTTCAGCAACCCGCGCTGGCTGGAATTGCTGCAGACCGAGCTGGCTGGTTCACAGATCAACCCGGCGGGTCTTATCTTTGAAATCACCGAAACTGCCGCCGTGGAAGACATGGCATCTGCACGTGCGCTAATGGAAAAAGTCATTGCCCTGGGTTGCGCATTCAGCCTGGATGATTTTGGCGTGGGCTTTGCCTCGTTCGATTATCTCAAACAGCTCCCTGTCGAGTATGTCAAAATTGACGGCTCGTTCATCCGCAATCTCGCCACCAGTACAGACGATCAGATGTTCGTCAAGGCCCTGGTGCAAGCGGCGCACGGCTTCGGCAAAAAGACTGTGGCCGAATTTGTCGAGAACGCAGAGATTGTCCAGATGTTGCGCGATTACGGTGTGGATTTCGCCCAAGGCTACCACATTGGCAGACCGGATCCTGTTTTCGGGTGGGTCGCCTGA
- a CDS encoding NUDIX hydrolase, with amino-acid sequence MNFCSECGSGVIHTIPDGDNRLRHVCLQCNTVHYQNPKMVVGCLPEWEDKVLLCRRAIEPQYGLWTLPAGFMENNETTQQGALRETMEEAGARVEIEQLFTLYNLPYISQVYLMFRARLLDLDFAPGPESLEVALFREDEIPWDQIAFRTIEQTLRLYFADRRNGGFGFHIGDIERRNR; translated from the coding sequence ATGAATTTTTGCAGTGAATGCGGCAGTGGTGTGATCCACACCATACCCGACGGCGACAACCGCCTGCGCCATGTGTGTCTCCAGTGCAACACGGTTCATTATCAGAATCCGAAAATGGTGGTGGGCTGCCTGCCCGAGTGGGAAGACAAAGTGCTGTTGTGCAGGCGTGCCATCGAGCCGCAGTACGGACTGTGGACGTTGCCCGCCGGATTCATGGAGAACAACGAGACCACCCAGCAGGGGGCCTTGCGCGAGACCATGGAAGAGGCGGGCGCGCGCGTCGAGATCGAACAGCTGTTCACGCTCTACAACCTGCCTTATATCAGTCAGGTGTACCTGATGTTCCGCGCGCGTTTGCTCGATCTGGATTTCGCGCCCGGTCCGGAGAGCCTGGAAGTGGCGCTATTCCGCGAGGACGAGATTCCCTGGGATCAAATCGCGTTTCGCACCATCGAGCAAACCTTGCGGCTGTATTTTGCCGACCGCCGCAATGGCGGGTTTGGCTTTCATATCGGGGATATTGAGCGCAGGAATCGCTAG
- a CDS encoding AAA family ATPase: protein MRPAHILTILDREFASARHHTPVMLWGPPGVGKSQMVAHIAACHSVPLIDIRLSQMEPTDLRGIPFRSGDLVEWSIPAMLPDAGRHGAAGILFLDEITSAPPSVSAAAYQLILDRRLGDYRVPEGWAIFAAGNRQGDRGVTYAMPAPLANRFTHYEVEAHLDDWVTWAHSAGMDERLIGFLRFRPDLLFSFNPAHNPVAFPSPRSWEYAQRALQKFRDTPDLMLDALQACVGQAAAVEFKTFIDNMTRLPDIEAILAGQAADVPEGIDLQYGVAAALVRRAVLARETMEANRVFGNILDYARRFPQREMGVMLVTDMHRSIGKPLFAVPEFEDWANTITDLMLYDLQWSPMR from the coding sequence ATGCGCCCAGCCCACATTCTCACCATTCTCGACCGCGAATTCGCGAGTGCCCGGCATCACACCCCGGTCATGCTGTGGGGGCCGCCCGGGGTAGGAAAATCACAAATGGTGGCGCACATCGCCGCATGCCACAGCGTGCCGCTGATTGATATCCGGCTGTCACAAATGGAACCCACCGACCTGCGCGGCATCCCGTTTCGCAGCGGCGACCTGGTCGAGTGGTCCATCCCCGCCATGCTGCCGGATGCGGGCCGCCACGGCGCAGCGGGGATATTGTTTCTGGACGAAATCACCTCGGCGCCGCCCAGTGTGTCTGCCGCCGCCTACCAGCTCATCCTCGACCGGCGCCTGGGCGACTACCGCGTGCCGGAAGGCTGGGCCATCTTCGCCGCCGGCAACCGCCAGGGCGACCGCGGCGTGACCTATGCCATGCCCGCGCCGCTGGCCAACCGCTTTACCCACTACGAAGTCGAGGCCCATCTGGATGACTGGGTGACCTGGGCGCACAGCGCAGGCATGGACGAGCGTCTGATCGGCTTTCTGCGCTTTCGCCCGGACCTGCTGTTCAGCTTTAACCCGGCGCACAATCCGGTCGCCTTTCCCAGCCCGCGCTCGTGGGAGTATGCCCAGCGTGCGCTGCAAAAATTCCGCGACACACCCGACCTGATGCTGGATGCGCTGCAGGCCTGCGTGGGACAAGCCGCCGCGGTGGAGTTCAAAACCTTCATCGACAACATGACGCGCCTGCCCGACATCGAAGCCATCCTCGCCGGGCAGGCCGCCGACGTACCGGAAGGCATCGACCTGCAATACGGCGTCGCGGCCGCGCTGGTGCGGCGTGCCGTGCTGGCGCGCGAAACCATGGAAGCCAATCGCGTGTTCGGCAATATTCTCGACTATGCGCGGCGCTTCCCGCAGCGCGAAATGGGCGTGATGCTGGTCACCGACATGCACCGCTCGATCGGCAAACCGCTGTTTGCGGTGCCGGAATTCGAGGACTGGGCGAACACCATCACCGACCTGATGCTCTACGACCTGCAATGGTCACCGATGCGCTAA
- a CDS encoding vWA domain-containing protein, with amino-acid sequence MHAPDEIATKLSAARTRLILERPFLGALVMHLPLQAVDATTCDSVATDARALYYHPAYIERLSLAQTQFVLAHEALHCALGHFARRSHRVIQRWNIACDHAVNLLLLGEGLRPPPNILANDEYRGLCAEEIYPLIPEHSSEQTLDKHLFDQTGNDSGQHHNDQTQQGAADSADDSQGEGDDPSGEGGGKQTQDTPPPSPGGDSGNTGQPRPRAQPSPHGRPGMDDITPAQREELARQWRGHLASAAQQARMAGRLGASWLRLVDELIAPRLPWRMLLARYLMNSAREDYSFQRVSRREGAALLPSLYSRRIQLIAVLDTSGSIADTEMHEFAAEIDALKSQVNAQVTLHACDERLAETGPWHFDPWEAVTLPAGFAGGGGTDFRPAFEWIATAQLHPDLLVYFTDAEGEFPEYAPDYPVLWLVKGKAPVPWGERVQLN; translated from the coding sequence ATGCACGCTCCCGACGAAATCGCCACCAAGCTCTCCGCCGCACGCACCCGGCTGATTCTTGAACGACCATTCCTGGGCGCACTGGTGATGCACCTGCCATTACAAGCGGTAGACGCCACAACCTGCGACAGTGTCGCCACTGATGCGCGCGCACTCTACTACCATCCAGCTTACATCGAGCGCCTGTCGCTGGCGCAGACCCAGTTTGTCCTCGCCCACGAGGCACTGCATTGCGCCTTGGGTCACTTCGCGCGCCGTTCGCACCGCGTGATACAACGCTGGAATATCGCCTGCGACCACGCGGTCAATTTGCTGTTACTGGGTGAAGGCCTGCGTCCCCCGCCCAATATCCTCGCCAATGACGAATACAGGGGGCTGTGCGCCGAAGAAATCTATCCGCTGATTCCCGAACACAGCAGCGAGCAGACTCTGGACAAACACCTGTTCGACCAGACCGGGAACGATAGCGGCCAGCATCACAATGATCAGACCCAACAGGGAGCTGCAGACAGCGCAGATGATAGTCAGGGTGAAGGCGACGACCCGTCCGGGGAAGGCGGCGGCAAACAAACCCAGGACACGCCCCCGCCCTCTCCCGGCGGCGACAGCGGCAATACCGGACAACCCCGGCCGCGCGCACAACCCAGCCCGCATGGCCGCCCCGGCATGGACGACATCACCCCTGCCCAGCGTGAAGAACTGGCCCGGCAATGGCGCGGCCATCTGGCCTCTGCCGCGCAGCAGGCGCGCATGGCCGGGCGCCTGGGCGCATCCTGGCTGCGCCTGGTGGACGAGCTCATCGCCCCCAGGCTGCCCTGGCGCATGCTGCTGGCGCGTTACCTGATGAATTCGGCGCGCGAGGACTACAGCTTCCAGCGCGTGTCGCGGCGCGAAGGCGCAGCACTGTTGCCCAGCCTGTACAGCCGTCGCATCCAGCTCATTGCCGTGCTCGACACCAGCGGCTCGATTGCCGATACGGAGATGCACGAATTCGCTGCCGAGATCGATGCATTAAAGAGCCAGGTCAACGCCCAGGTGACCCTGCATGCCTGCGACGAGCGCCTGGCCGAGACTGGCCCGTGGCACTTCGATCCATGGGAGGCCGTCACCTTGCCGGCAGGCTTCGCGGGCGGTGGCGGGACTGATTTTCGTCCGGCGTTTGAATGGATTGCCACCGCGCAACTGCACCCCGACTTGCTGGTGTATTTCACCGACGCCGAAGGTGAATTCCCCGAATACGCACCCGACTACCCGGTGCTGTGGCTGGTCAAGGGCAAAGCACCGGTGCCCTGGGGTGAGCGGGTACAATTGAACTGA
- the purT gene encoding formate-dependent phosphoribosylglycinamide formyltransferase, with amino-acid sequence MKLGTPLSPSATRVMFLGSGELGKEVIIALQRLGVETIAVDRYANAPGHQVAHRSHVIDMTDSAALRALVEQERPHLIVPEIEAIATGALVEIERSGLCEVIPTARAAQLTLNREGIRHLAAEALGLPTSPYCFANSLAELQAAIDGGIGYPCVVKPVMSSSGKGQSKLDSPADVASAWEVAASGGRVDQGRVIVEGFVDFDYEITLLTVRALGASGQVETYFCEPIGHLQVKGDYVESWQPQAMSPAARAAAQAIAQKVTDNLGGRGIFGVELFVKGDQVWFSEVSPRPHDTGMVTMCSQYQSEFELHARAILGLPVDTRLREAGASAVIYGGMQASGIAFDGVAEALAVPRSDIRLFGKPEAFSRRRMGVALACAGATDSARDRARLAASRIRPVAA; translated from the coding sequence ATGAAACTCGGCACTCCGCTCTCCCCCTCCGCCACCCGCGTCATGTTCCTCGGCAGCGGTGAACTCGGCAAGGAGGTCATCATCGCCCTGCAACGCCTGGGCGTGGAAACCATCGCTGTGGACCGCTACGCCAACGCCCCCGGCCACCAGGTAGCGCATCGGTCGCATGTGATCGACATGACCGATAGCGCCGCTTTGCGCGCGCTGGTGGAGCAGGAGCGCCCGCACCTGATCGTGCCGGAAATTGAAGCCATCGCCACCGGCGCGCTGGTGGAAATCGAACGCAGCGGGCTGTGTGAAGTCATCCCCACCGCCCGTGCCGCCCAGCTCACCTTGAACCGCGAAGGTATCCGCCATCTGGCTGCCGAAGCATTGGGTTTACCCACTTCCCCCTATTGCTTTGCCAACAGCCTGGCTGAATTGCAGGCGGCGATTGACGGCGGCATCGGCTATCCGTGCGTGGTCAAGCCAGTGATGTCGTCTTCCGGCAAAGGCCAAAGCAAGCTGGACAGCCCGGCTGACGTGGCCAGCGCGTGGGAGGTTGCGGCCAGTGGCGGGCGCGTGGATCAGGGGCGGGTGATAGTTGAGGGCTTCGTTGATTTCGACTACGAAATCACCCTGCTCACGGTGCGTGCGCTGGGCGCATCGGGCCAGGTTGAAACTTATTTCTGCGAGCCGATCGGACACTTGCAGGTGAAGGGCGACTACGTCGAATCCTGGCAACCGCAGGCGATGTCTCCGGCAGCCCGGGCGGCAGCGCAGGCGATCGCCCAAAAAGTCACCGACAACCTCGGCGGACGCGGAATTTTTGGTGTGGAGCTGTTCGTCAAAGGCGATCAGGTGTGGTTCTCGGAAGTGTCGCCGCGCCCGCACGACACCGGCATGGTGACGATGTGCAGCCAGTATCAAAGCGAATTCGAGTTGCATGCCCGCGCCATCCTCGGCCTGCCGGTGGACACCCGCCTGCGCGAGGCAGGTGCTTCCGCAGTGATTTATGGCGGCATGCAAGCCAGCGGCATCGCGTTTGACGGCGTTGCCGAGGCACTCGCCGTACCGCGTTCCGATATACGCCTGTTCGGCAAACCCGAGGCATTTTCGCGGCGTCGCATGGGGGTGGCGCTGGCCTGCGCCGGCGCCACCGACAGCGCGCGTGATCGCGCCAGGCTTGCTGCCAGCCGGATCAGGCCGGTGGCAGCGTAG
- a CDS encoding DEAD/DEAH box helicase, with translation MSFETLGLNESLIKALVDSGYTQATPIQEQAIPLILAGEDLLASAQTGTGKTAAFMLPALEKLSQPSAVAGRGPRILVLTPTRELALQVTAAAEKYSKHLRRVKVVSILGGMPYPIQNKMLSQPFEVLVATPGRLIDHIERGRIDFSRLEMLILDEADRMLDMGFFDDVERIANATPASRQTVMFSATFEGNIARLAQQLLKTPKRIEIAHQQARHENITQHMHYVDDLSHKNRVLTHLINDVDINQALIFTATKRDADTLADDLQAQGHKVAALHGDMHQSARNRTITQMRQGNIRLLVATDVAARGLDVPGITHVINYDLPKNPEDYVHRIGRTGRAGASGIAISLASPRDSMQLKRIERFTGQQIPAEVIVGLEPKLKPRSAAPGGRPGAGRGRPSGQGEQRRTSGYGNSANGNGGAGNSNGNSWGNNSGNGGGRRDGAARPASGARRDGQGNGGGNRSNGNRSWS, from the coding sequence GTGTCTTTCGAAACCCTCGGTCTCAATGAATCTCTCATAAAAGCGCTTGTTGATTCGGGCTATACCCAGGCCACCCCGATTCAGGAACAAGCCATTCCGCTTATTCTGGCTGGCGAAGATCTGCTTGCCTCGGCTCAGACCGGCACCGGCAAAACGGCTGCCTTCATGCTGCCCGCGCTGGAAAAACTGTCCCAGCCCAGTGCGGTTGCCGGCCGCGGCCCGCGCATCCTGGTATTGACCCCGACCCGCGAACTGGCGCTGCAAGTCACCGCCGCTGCGGAAAAATACAGCAAGCACCTGCGCCGCGTGAAAGTGGTCAGCATTCTGGGTGGCATGCCGTATCCGATACAGAACAAAATGCTGTCGCAGCCATTTGAAGTGCTGGTGGCAACCCCGGGTCGCCTGATTGACCACATCGAGCGCGGCCGCATTGATTTTTCGCGCCTGGAAATGCTGATTCTGGACGAAGCGGACCGCATGCTGGACATGGGTTTCTTCGATGACGTGGAACGGATCGCCAATGCCACGCCCGCGAGCCGCCAGACGGTGATGTTCTCCGCCACCTTTGAAGGCAACATCGCGCGCCTCGCCCAGCAGTTGCTGAAAACCCCGAAGCGCATCGAAATCGCCCACCAGCAGGCACGTCATGAGAACATCACCCAGCACATGCACTATGTGGACGACCTTTCCCACAAGAATCGCGTGCTGACCCACCTCATCAATGACGTGGACATCAACCAGGCGCTCATCTTCACCGCGACCAAGCGCGACGCCGATACCCTGGCCGACGACCTGCAGGCACAGGGTCACAAGGTCGCCGCGCTGCACGGCGATATGCACCAGAGCGCGCGCAACCGCACCATCACCCAGATGCGCCAGGGCAATATCCGCCTGCTGGTGGCCACCGACGTCGCCGCGCGCGGCCTGGACGTGCCCGGCATCACCCATGTCATCAACTACGACCTGCCGAAAAACCCGGAAGATTACGTGCACCGTATCGGCCGCACCGGTCGTGCCGGTGCTTCGGGTATTGCCATATCGCTGGCCAGCCCGCGTGATTCCATGCAATTGAAGCGCATCGAACGCTTCACCGGCCAGCAGATTCCGGCTGAAGTCATCGTCGGTCTTGAGCCCAAGCTGAAGCCGCGTAGCGCTGCCCCTGGCGGCCGTCCGGGTGCAGGCCGTGGCCGCCCTTCCGGCCAGGGGGAACAGCGTCGCACTTCAGGTTATGGCAACAGCGCTAATGGTAATGGCGGTGCAGGTAACAGCAACGGCAACAGCTGGGGCAACAATAGCGGCAACGGCGGCGGCCGCCGTGATGGCGCTGCGCGTCCCGCCTCCGGTGCGCGCCGCGATGGTCAGGGCAATGGCGGCGGTAACCGCAGCAACGGTAATCGCTCCTGGAGCTGA
- the typA gene encoding translational GTPase TypA: MSRALRNIAIIAHVDHGKTTLVDKLLQQAGTFAAHQAVTERVMDSNDLEKERGITILAKNASVEYKGNRINIVDTPGHADFGGEVERVLSMVDGVLLLVDAVEGPMPQTRFVTKKALALGLKPIVVINKIDRPGARPDWVVNATFDLFDKLGATEEQMDFPVVYASALNGYATLDMKQPSDNMSALFETVLANVPSPAGDPDAPLQLQLSALDYSNFVGRIGVGRISNGRIKPGQSVVVMAGPDATPKTGRINQVLGFQGLERVLLDEAQAGDIVLINGIEDIGIGVTICDRENPQALPMLKVDEPTLTMNFQVNTSPLAGTEGKFVTSRQIRDRLNKELLTNVALKVEETGDADVFLVSGRGELHLTILLESMRREGFEMAVSKPRVVFKEINGEKCEPYEALTVDVEDSSQGAIMEELGRRRGDLQDMQSDGHGRVRLEYRIPARGLIGFQSEFMTLTRGTGIMAHVFDDYGPMKADMPGRRNGVLISQDQGEAVAYALWKLEDRGRMFVAPGDKLYEGIIIGIHSRDNDLVVNPIKGKQLTNVRASGTDEAVRLTPPVKLTLESAVEFIDDDELVEITPQSVRIRKRFLTENERKRNRAA; the protein is encoded by the coding sequence ATGTCCCGCGCGCTCAGAAATATCGCTATCATCGCCCACGTTGACCACGGCAAGACTACGCTGGTTGACAAACTGTTACAACAAGCTGGCACTTTTGCCGCCCACCAGGCTGTCACCGAGCGTGTCATGGACAGCAACGATCTGGAAAAAGAGCGCGGCATCACCATTCTGGCCAAAAATGCCTCGGTCGAGTACAAAGGCAACCGTATCAATATTGTGGATACCCCCGGTCACGCCGACTTCGGCGGCGAGGTCGAGCGTGTGCTGTCCATGGTAGATGGCGTGTTGCTGCTGGTGGACGCAGTGGAAGGGCCCATGCCGCAAACCCGTTTCGTTACCAAAAAAGCGCTGGCACTGGGCCTGAAGCCCATTGTGGTGATCAACAAGATTGACCGCCCGGGCGCCCGGCCCGACTGGGTGGTGAACGCCACTTTTGATCTGTTCGACAAACTCGGCGCGACTGAGGAGCAAATGGATTTCCCGGTGGTCTACGCTTCCGCGCTGAATGGCTACGCCACGCTGGATATGAAACAGCCGAGCGACAACATGAGCGCGCTGTTCGAAACCGTTTTGGCCAACGTGCCGTCGCCCGCCGGCGATCCGGACGCGCCGCTGCAACTGCAACTGTCTGCGCTCGACTACTCCAACTTCGTCGGCCGCATCGGTGTCGGCCGCATCAGCAACGGCCGCATCAAACCTGGGCAATCCGTAGTCGTGATGGCCGGGCCGGACGCCACGCCGAAGACCGGCCGCATCAATCAGGTGCTGGGCTTCCAGGGCCTGGAACGGGTACTGCTGGACGAAGCCCAGGCCGGCGATATCGTGCTCATCAACGGCATCGAGGACATCGGCATTGGCGTGACCATCTGTGACCGGGAAAATCCGCAAGCGCTGCCCATGCTGAAAGTGGACGAGCCCACCCTGACCATGAACTTCCAGGTCAACACTTCGCCGCTGGCCGGCACCGAGGGCAAGTTCGTCACCAGCCGCCAGATCCGCGACCGCCTGAACAAGGAGTTGCTCACCAACGTCGCGCTGAAGGTGGAAGAAACCGGCGACGCCGATGTGTTCCTGGTATCCGGCCGCGGCGAGTTGCACCTCACCATCCTGCTCGAAAGCATGCGCCGGGAAGGCTTCGAAATGGCCGTTTCCAAGCCGCGCGTGGTGTTCAAGGAAATCAACGGCGAGAAATGCGAGCCTTATGAAGCGCTCACCGTAGACGTGGAAGACAGCAGCCAGGGCGCGATCATGGAAGAACTCGGCCGGCGGCGCGGCGACCTGCAGGACATGCAGTCCGACGGCCACGGCCGCGTGCGCCTGGAATACCGCATCCCGGCGCGCGGCCTGATCGGCTTCCAGTCCGAGTTCATGACCCTCACCCGCGGCACCGGCATCATGGCCCACGTGTTCGATGACTACGGCCCGATGAAGGCCGACATGCCCGGCCGTCGCAATGGCGTGCTCATCTCCCAGGACCAGGGCGAGGCGGTTGCCTATGCCTTGTGGAAACTGGAAGACCGCGGCCGCATGTTCGTCGCCCCCGGTGACAAGCTGTATGAGGGCATCATTATCGGCATTCACAGCCGCGACAACGACCTGGTGGTTAACCCCATCAAGGGCAAGCAGCTCACCAACGTGCGCGCCTCCGGCACCGACGAAGCCGTGCGCCTGACGCCGCCGGTCAAGCTCACGCTGGAATCCGCAGTGGAATTCATCGACGACGACGAACTGGTGGAAATCACCCCCCAGTCCGTCCGCATCCGCAAACGCTTCCTCACCGAGAACGAGCGCAAGCGCAACCGCGCTGCGTAA